One genomic segment of candidate division KSB1 bacterium includes these proteins:
- a CDS encoding DUF4340 domain-containing protein, which translates to MMKEKQLYILGGVFCALLLLFFVTKPRMKTVNVDELQQSVVIGVGRDDVQAIEVYKQTPGGEIRMEFVKKDKQWYIPTRLNAKAREYSVNRIIDDLLEMTGRVRAADPKHFATFQVGDDQGVHLILKDAAQKPLANLIIGKRGDDYNTGFVRFANREKIYAVDKNILSSLAIYGELDTLSRFNDNSFVDLTAVKLEKKDLELVAMASGGKEVVIRRVQKAASASSDSASRKEYEWVLVRGGRQLKIDQKEVDRFLGDVTYVYAQEVVDRIGNTLADLGKQSRYQFDRPSLFMVFTKQNDPSRYNVVFGREFEKDKGYFMFVQYDNLVYKVAKIKYDALTKWIDELPKKVSKA; encoded by the coding sequence ATGATGAAGGAAAAGCAACTCTACATCCTGGGTGGCGTCTTCTGCGCGCTGCTGCTGCTATTTTTCGTGACCAAGCCGCGCATGAAGACGGTCAACGTTGATGAACTGCAGCAGAGTGTGGTCATCGGCGTGGGCCGCGACGATGTGCAGGCCATCGAGGTGTACAAGCAGACCCCCGGTGGCGAGATCCGCATGGAGTTTGTGAAAAAGGATAAGCAGTGGTACATTCCCACCAGGCTCAACGCCAAGGCGCGCGAGTACAGCGTCAACCGCATCATCGACGACCTACTGGAGATGACCGGCAGGGTGAGGGCCGCTGACCCCAAGCACTTTGCGACCTTCCAGGTCGGGGACGACCAGGGCGTGCACTTGATCCTCAAGGACGCTGCGCAGAAACCCTTGGCCAACCTGATTATCGGCAAGCGGGGTGACGACTACAACACCGGCTTTGTCCGTTTCGCCAATCGCGAGAAGATTTATGCCGTGGACAAGAACATACTCTCCAGCTTGGCCATCTACGGCGAGTTGGATACTCTGTCGCGCTTTAATGACAACTCCTTTGTGGACCTCACCGCGGTGAAGCTGGAGAAGAAGGACCTCGAGCTGGTAGCCATGGCCAGCGGCGGGAAAGAGGTGGTCATCCGCCGCGTGCAAAAGGCCGCCTCCGCCAGCTCGGACTCGGCGAGCAGGAAGGAGTACGAATGGGTGTTGGTCCGCGGCGGACGGCAGCTCAAGATCGACCAAAAAGAAGTGGATAGATTCCTGGGCGACGTGACCTATGTTTACGCGCAGGAAGTGGTCGACCGAATTGGCAACACCCTGGCCGACCTGGGCAAGCAGAGCCGCTACCAGTTTGACCGGCCCAGCCTTTTCATGGTCTTCACGAAGCAGAATGATCCTTCGCGCTACAACGTCGTGTTCGGCCGCGAGTTTGAGAAGGACAAAGGCTACTTCATGTTTGTGCAGTACGACAACTTGGTCTATAAAGTGGCCAAGATCAAGTACGATGCTTTGACCAAGTGGATCGACGAGCTGCCCAAGAAGGTCAGCAAGGCATAA